The stretch of DNA TCGCGTCGATCTTCGACGTGGTGACGACGATGGTGGGACTGGGGCTGGGACTGGCGGAGGGCAACGCCGTCGCGCGGGCGTTCGTCGCCACCTACGGGACGACGGGGATCGGCCTGCTGAAGTTCAGCGCGCTGGTGGTGGTCGCCGTCGCGTGGGCGGCGTTCGAGGACCCCCGATCGACGGCCGTCCTCGCCGGGTTCGCGGTCGTCTCGCTGGTCGTCGTCGCGCTGAACGCCGTCACGCTGGCGGGGCTGTAGTCACCCCTCCGTGGCGTACATCATATCGCCGCCACACTCCGGACAGGACGACCGGACCACGTCCGTCGTGTAGTCGCACCGTCGGCAGGCGAGCCGCCGTGTCGTGTCGGACTCCCGCTGGGCCATACGCGACCGTACGGTGTGGGTCGTCTTAACAGTTGACACGTCCCCTG from Haloarcula litorea encodes:
- a CDS encoding DUF5658 family protein, whose amino-acid sequence is MSGVDGGPWSFPPERPLSESHAVLWSVVILASIFDVVTTMVGLGLGLAEGNAVARAFVATYGTTGIGLLKFSALVVVAVAWAAFEDPRSTAVLAGFAVVSLVVVALNAVTLAGL